In Chrysemys picta bellii isolate R12L10 chromosome 3, ASM1138683v2, whole genome shotgun sequence, a single genomic region encodes these proteins:
- the LOC101946384 gene encoding glutathione S-transferase-like isoform X2, with translation MKMVQTRAILSYIAAKYNLYGKDLKERALIDMYVEGTADLMGMIITFAFTPPKERNLALIIERATTRYFPVYEKVLKQHGQEFLVGNRFSWADVQLLETILMVEEKEPTVLSKFPVLQAFKARISNIPTIKKFLQPGSQRKPPPDDQYVATVIEVFKKD, from the exons ATGAAGATGGTGCAGACCAGAGCCATTCTCAGCTACATAGCTGCCAAGTACAACCTCTATGGGAAGGATCTGAAAGAGAGAGCATT aaTTGACATGTATGTGGAAGGAACAGCTGATCTCATGGGAATGATCATTACCTTTGCTTTCACTCCACCTAAGGAGAGGAATCTTGCCTTAATCATCGAGAGGGCCACAACCAGATATTTCCCAGTCTATGAAAAG GTTCTGAAACAACACGGGCAAGAGTTTCTTGTTGGCAACCGATTCAGCTGGGCAGATGTACAGCTGCTTGAAACCATTTTAATGGTAGAGGAGAAAGAGCCCACTGTGCTTTCCAAGTTCCCTGTGTTACAG GCTTTTAAAGCAAGAATAAGCAACATACCTACAATTAAGAAATTCCTACAGCCTGGCAGCCAGAGGAAGCCCCCACCTGATGACCAATATGTGGCGACAGTGATTGAAGTTTTCAAAAAAGATTAA